A region of the Montipora foliosa isolate CH-2021 chromosome 8, ASM3666993v2, whole genome shotgun sequence genome:
ATTGAGCAGGTAAAAGAGACTGTATTTTTGGGTGTAGTTATCGATGAAAACTTGACTTGGAAACCTCACATCTTAAATGTATccagaaaaatttcaaagtccattggtatcctgtacaggtcaagtttttgcctttctaccgcctctcttcgtattttgtattataGCTTAATTTATCCATACTTAATTTACTGTGTTTCTGTGTGGGGACTGACCTATAattctaacttaaaaagaatagttactttccagaagaaagcaattagaattgttgctaaagttccctttgattcccatacagatcctatttttcgagatctcgaagttttaaaatttagcaatattgttttgtttcatttaggcaagtttatgtttttcttctctaaaggtttacttccgaattcatttaatgacatgtttacactggctaattacattcatccttataacactagaaactcatctaattccaatttttattccattagttcgaactaatatacgaaaatttcaatccgcttccaaggccctaaattttcaattctcttgacagtcaaattaagtcatctggatctaccgctcagttttgcaaaaaccttaaaagatttcttctttatcgttagtagcatcaaattctttgaagtatttacgcttttgtatttttgtggataaatgtgtgtgtgtgcactctttcgtcttttaaataatatattgtattacgtcccagtgctatcttaaacttcatttcttagtctaatttgaggaagcccatagctccataagctcttatagtttctttatgggcttcctcgccttttttacaattttttgtattttgtttattaaattggatacattatatgtaatcatggcaaataaaaaccttgaaaccttgaaaccttgataTTTGCCAGTGATCCCACTTTGGGGTATTCCCAGAGTAAAAACTTGGCACCTATCCTTGCTATTCTTGTTAATTGATTATTTGCTAAGTGATCCACGCCACTGAATTTGAGATTATACCTGAGGTTTGTACCTTAATCCACCTAATTAATAGAATTCTTCaaggacaaaaaaaatcattatcTCCTTAAAGTACTGCTACTTGCCTTCCCTTTCTCGCCAATTACATGTAGACCTGTGGGCCACATCTGTGATGTGAGTAGATAATTATTACACCTTGCTAGTTACATACATAGATAGAGACTTTTCTTGGAATATCCACATTGAGTGCACTGTCAAAAAGACACATGAATGCCCTGGCAGCCTATGCTTTAAGAGTCCATGGAAGTCAAGGGTTTGCCAAGTTAAATTAAACTTGTTTGCATCTACTGCTCATTAGTACTGTCAGTTTTGAAATATATTATGTAACTGAATCTATTTAGTATCAAATCTTAAACCTAACCATTCTTCTTCTTGTCACAAATAACATGGTTGTAGATGTGGAAAAAAAGTTAGACATAAAACCACTTAGGCTAAGATGTACACATGCAGTGACTAACAAACCTTCAGCCagttttttcttgtatttattcTTAATGGCCAATAAACTCTGTTCCAGATCCTCCCCATCATCCTCATATCTGTCAGGTTCCAAAAAGCTGGCACTCAGGCCCTTCGCATGGCTTCTCTCTCGCATTCTACGCTGCTGGTTTTCACGCCGTAACTGTGTTCTGAGTCTTTCATCTTCTTTCTATTAACAGTATCAATGAAGATGATATACTGGTAAATTAAGTACTCGAACAAATACAAAGTAATATCATCCATTgataaaaatgttattattttgAACAGCTCTCAAAAAGGTATTCTTTTGATTGCAAGGTGTTAACAGCAAAGTAAGCAATAATGAGTGATTCTACCTCCTTGACATCAGAAAAGAAAAAGCTTGACTGTTTTACTTCATACAGACCAAATTACACAATAATTCTGTTGAACCTTCACCTTAATAAGTTCAGATCTCTGTGCTTCAGGATCCATGCCAGCAGCTGGGAGCATTTTAATCTTTTGTGTTTTTGAAGCACGGTCAGCAATGGACAAAGTCATCTTCCTGTGTGTCTGACTGGCAGTGGAGTGAGGTCTAAATGTAAGTTTTTCTTTGAAGATGGATTGTGCTTGTAAACCAGTACCCTTAAATAATTAAGCAAATAATGAGCAAACAAGTTTAAGTATAATGTGTCTTTTGCTTTGATGAAGTGCTCACAAAGGGCTAACGACCAAAATGTCAGCTCACAACTTTTATAGTAGGTACCGGTACTTTACCCTCATTAACCCaatgactcccaggggttccccactgacgagtaaaattgccTGGCGTTTGACACAGTAAGATCTGGCCGATTTAagctggtttggacgtcaaagggttaactcaTTTGATAATGCCAAGTTTTTGTGGTTCAGTAAATACCAATGCAGAACCTCAGTTTTTTTACAAACTAACCCTTTCTATCATATTTAGTTTCATCAGGAAGCAGGGGATGATGCAATGATATTAGAccactataataataataataataataataataataataataataataataatgataataataataataataataataatatcaactTCTGGGAACAGCACACGTTCTGAGAAAGGTTCTCTCAATCAAGTAAATCGAACAAACACTCCTCTAGTGCCTTAGAACCATGGTTTGGTTCTGGCCCTAATAGGGAAAATGTAGACAAATCGaagaacaacaataataataataataacaactttattatacacagaATTCAAAAAGTCGACACTTCTTTACATTGAAGCTGTGTACAGAATAAATATAAAATACATaactataaataaataaataccggTAAGTATAAGTATAAGTATAAAggcaaaatatatatataactaaaaTTATATAAATTCATTTATCAAACCAATAGTTTGAAGTAAAACTCCTTATCGATTCAGAATTCTTTACATGATTTGGTGAATCACTAAAAAGATCAGCGGCTGCATAAGAAAATGATCTACTTCCTTATTTAGATGTAATCCTATTCAAATGAATATTACTACGTCCCCTAGTATTATAATTATGTACATCCAAATtacgagaaaaaaaattcttttttttttttttttttttttttttttttaacagctttaTTGGCAATTCTACTCAGTTACAATAGTAATAAACGAAAAGTTACACGTACATAATTATGaggggaaaaaataaataaatttaacacGGTAGGGATAGCCAAAAGGGAGTAACGAACGGGACGTGAGTACCCATGCAAGGAAACTccctacaaaaagaaaaaataaaaattacaaaattataaatcagTGCGAATGAGTTCTATGACAGGAACAGTCTATAAAAGCTGACCAGGTACACGGTTGGTCAATATCGAAAACATTTGCTAATAAATTAAAGTAGTGATTGGTGACAAAATTCTTGAATGATGAAAGAGTACCTAGGGAAAACGGAGGAGCTACTTTACACATAATGTTCCACAGTTTTGTAATTCTATTAAAATATGAGGCCTTAAATAAAGATGTTTTACAAGACTGAGTTTTCAGCAATATTTCTGGATTAAAGCAGTTTCTTGTGCGGTTGTGgggaataaaattaacaaagttGTTAACGTCAATAGGCGATGTTCCATACAGACagttataaaaaaatattaagtcCTTGATCTCTCGGTCATAACAAAGAGGCAACATATTCAACTTAATTAAGCGTTCTTTGTAAGAGGATTCGTGCAGTCTTTCCTTTAATATCCATCTAGTTGCTCTGCGCTGCACGCGTTCTGTTTTGAGCTTGAGGTATATGTGATGCGGTGACCAGACAACGGTAGCATAAGACAGTTGAGATTTCACAATGGATAAGTAGAGTGTTCGACGGACATTTGCATCAGGTAATAGAGGGCAAGTTCTTTTCAGGAGACCCAAGAGTTTATTTGCTTTACTCACTATATTTTGAATATGTGGGTTCCAACTTAGGGTGTCGGTGACAATATGTAGGATATGTTCAATATGTAGGATGGACAAAAACCATTTATGCAGCAGAAAACTTGAAGACATTTGTGGAAAGTCGATCTCTCAGTTAGTGGTAACCAACCTAATTCCTTAAAGAGCTGTTCAGAGCTTACTTCCATAATCTTACAATGCCTTAAGAATAATACCAGCACCTCGATGTTGTAATCTTAACAGCCTATCCAAATAAGTTTTATCTGAATTGGACCATACAATATCGCAATACTTGTTGAACAATTGAATTATGCAATTGCTTACATACATCAATGCTAATATATGTTCTAATTCTACTCAAGAGTCCAAATCTAAGAGAAACTTTCGAAGCTATAGTATCAATGTGTCCATGCCAGTTCAAATTCGAATCAAAAATGACTTATTAGTATTAGTCTTTTACAGGAAGAAATGATTCTGACATCTTTAGGGCAGGCCTACTAGCTTTAGCCAGATGCTGACTTGTGCCAAACACCATGACATTTGTCTTGGAGCAGTTAACTATCAAACCATTTTCACAGAACCAGAGCTTAATTCCTTAAGCAATTATTGCTTAAGGAATTAAGGTCTTCTTGAAGGACACATTCGATGTCTTTACATCCTTGTTGGCGAAGAACAGTGCTGTGTCGTCCACATATAAACAAACTTGCTTTGCTTCACACAGTTTGGAAAATCCTCGATAAAGATGAGGAATAACAAGGGTCCTAGAGCAGACTCTTGTGGTACACCAAAGATCAAATCCATGGGCTCAAAGGTGGTTCCATTACTGCAGACAGACTGAGTTCTACCAGACAGATAATTATCAAACCAGTGTAAAGCGTTTCCTTTTATACCAACATGAGCAAGCTTAGTTTTCAAGATGGAATGATCAATCAAATCGAACGCCCTGCTCAAGTCCAAGAACACACCACCAGTAAGGCAGCCTTGATCCATATTCTTCAATATGAAATCAGATACATCAAAGAGGCAAGTCATCGTAGAGTGGCCTGGTCTAAAACCTGATTGGTGGGAGGATAGCAGCTTGTTTGATGATAAATGCTAATATATCTGACTGTGAACTGCTCACTCGAAAATCTTCATCACCAGTAAGACGGATATGGGTCTGAAATTATCAGGATCAGAGATAGAACCATCTTTATGAAGAGGTGCCATAGTGGCCAGATTTCCATGACCTGGATATGATAGTAGTACGCAGCAACAAATTCAAGATGTTAAAGGTGCTGCAATAACGTCAGCTCCAGTTTTTAGAAAACGAGGCCTGAGGActtgttaattttcaaagaagatAATTCCTTATGcacaaaattaactgaaatgtccTTAAATTCAAAGTTCTTTACTGAAACCAAATTAGGTGTATTGGAAACATTACTTAGACCAACTTGATTGGGTTGCGTAGACTTGAGACTTTCAACCACTGAAGTGAAAAACTTGTTAAGGATAGCCGCTATCCCCTGATTACTTGTATAACTGATGTTATCAAGGGTGATTTCTTGAAGTgacactttctttttcttcggcAACAATTTCTTTATAGTAGTATTATCGGTTAATAAGTTGTTAAAATACTCATGCTTGGCGACCTCGACTAATCGTGTAACAGTGTTCCCTAACGTTTAAAAGAGTTCCAAAAGCCTGATTTCGCCTTGACAGCTTTGCATTTCATTGCATCGCGCGATTTCGTCATCTGGCATATTTCATCAGTTATTCAAGGAGGTTGCGAGCCACGTACACGGATAGAACGCAAAGGAGCATGTTTGCTACCAATGTCCTTTAACAAATCTTGCATTGCAAACCAAGCATCCTTCGGtgaatcaaataaataaattggtAAAATGCGGAGGGCAGAAACAAATGACAAGGGgtcaaagtttttaaaactgcATATGTTTAGGACCTTTGGTTTAGATCTTGGCAGTTTACTGGACCTATTACAATATATCATTTATTGGTCACTAAGGGACAATTTAATTAGACCTGACTCTGTAACATGATGTGAATTAGTGAAAATCATATCAATCAGGCTAGAAGATGTTGATGTGACCCTAGTATCTTCTTTGATCAGTTGATTTAAACCAATGTCACTCACGAATTTGATAAATTCCTTTCCCTTGGCTGATTTAATTGGACAGTTGACGTTTCCCAGCAGATACAATTCTGAGTTCACTACAGTAAGTTCATTTCATCCAAGAGATCCATGAAATTGGAATAGAAGTTGGAGTCACTTGGTGGACGATAAATACTGCCAGTAATAAGACGACGGGAACATTGTAATTTCAGAGTACAAAGAACAATGTCCAGATCATTGTTGTTCAATGAAGTACGATTGTATGAAAAGCACTCATGTATGTAAATTACTATTCCACCTCCATTTCTATTTTTGTCATGATGCTCCAAATTATAATTCTCAATGGTAATTTTATCGTTTGAAATTGAGCAATCCAGCCAAGACTCGAATATAGATATGATGTCAGGGTTGTTTGCATAAACAAAAGAGCGAAGTTCATCGATGTTTTTCAGGAGACTTCTGACATTTAAATGAACCATTTTAAGGCCTTTTACACgcttcaatgggatgtcaatgGCAGCAGAATTAAAATTTTCATCCATCACTGTTCCATTTCTGGTTGTACAAGGTGTAGAAGGACCAGGGCTTACTTGAACATTGTTAGATAGCAAAAGAATTGTGGTTATCAGGTACTTGTTCAAAGAAATGCCATGATGAATTGATGAAGCCTTTGAATGGCAGCGTTGTTTCAccaaataataataaggctCCATCAGAACTTCTTGCTGCGTTAGTACATTTGGTTGCCAGACAAACTCATTGGAGAGTTCATAAGTTTCTAGAAATAAACTAGAAACGGTACCAAAGCATGAaggcactcacctcccaccaatgtggcacgGGTTTGATACCAAGACTAGGCATCCCATGtgatgtgggttgagtttgtgggtttggttctctactttgctcAGAAGTTTTCCTCTGGGtcctctggttttcccctcttctcaaaaatcATCCTccgatttgatatgagttgatttgatttgatttctgtgcaGACTGTGTCCCTAGTTAGAGCCCCAGCACAGTTGACACTTAGACAAAAGTTCATAGTGGCCACAATAGTACAATGTTTGTACCTAAATACTCTGACActtgattaacccattgacccctgggagtgagacttaatagattttactctaacaccagacaattttactcatcaaagggatggggggtgggggggggggggagtcaatgggttaaagtacTCATTCATTCAACCTTGAAATATTTCAATATGAAATTATTTAATAGTTGTATTATTGTTGTTAACTGCGTAATCCTTGAATGGTAATGATGTTTTAGTGCATCCAAAAACAACCCATTAAAATCTGAAGGATACAGCTGTagtattaacccattcacatctCAAGCAACCTAGGacaacaccccccccccccccccccccattaacgagtaaaattgtctggcgttagacagtctCAACCCTtagatgtcaatgggttaaaatgaGGGTATTCAATTTCCCAAACATCAGTTTCTGTTTCTCTTCCCCCGGTCTTCACATCTGTCTGTtacaagaaaaaattaatgtatgaaaatttgaaaacatgcttTCTTGCTGCTCCCTAAAGTTCAAACAGGGAATATTCTTGCCCCTCTGCCAGGCCAGTAATTAACTTTACCATTAATACTGGTAGCTTGTGCAGATTTCAagtattacatgtacagtaccttAACTGACATCAGAATATACCATCACTAATTATTATTAAGCCCAcctaagtaataataataataataattattactattattattattattattattattattatcattatcattatcattatcattattattattattattattattattattattacatgtcaTTAAATTTTTATTGTCTGTTCCAAAGGATTTATCAACAATACTTGATTGCACAAACCTGTTGTACAAAGAGATGGTTAAAATTGCCATCGATGTTGTTCTTATGAACATCAAATACTTCCCCCAATAACAGTGAAGTTGACCCATCAGACCAACGCACTACTCTTGCATTACTCTCTTTGACCTCATTTCCTTCCTTGTCTTTTCTGAATCTCCAACGAATTGTATTCTCTACCTGAAAGGAAAATACCCTTGTTTAACCCTTTCCTACCTGACTTGATTATGTAGGTTTTACTCTGGCTTACCACAGACAAGTGATAGTTATATATTATTACTGTTAGTCCTTACATGTAGTAAGAGACCTTCAACATAAACCATGCTAGTGTTGTGACAGGAAGAAAATTATCAGAAATGTTTAAACTGGGCATTAAGATTTTAATTCTTCAAATCCCAAATGAAAGTCTACtaattgaaaatatttttatttcctaAAAGAATGAAGGCTAACCAAGGATTCCTAAAGCATTTCTCCCTGATCTTGAAAAGACGTTCATCTTAAAGGATCTTCAGAGGGTCTGGAAGATCTTGGAAGATCTTTGAGGATTGTAAAGATTATGAACCCATTCTAAACCTTGAGGAAAACAAACACCGCTAAGGCTAACCTTAAGTTTTAGCCTGGCTCGTCCTTCTTCATCTAATACTTCATCCTCTTCCATTTCATCTTCAAAGGATGAAGGATCAAATGGCTTGCGCTCAATACTTAGAAAGTTTGGCATCTTAACAAAATAAAGCTCAGAGCCAAGTGAGAATCTGCAATAGGGAATTGTGACATCAATACGtgtttcctcttcttcttcttcgtcatcTCTTGTAACATCTTCGGCGTCGCCAGCTTGAACCTCGCCCCCATCCACCTGTTCATCTGCCTGTTCATCCTCCTGTTCATCCACCTGTTCATCCTCCTctgaaatttttctttccttctgtTCTTGCTGAAAAAAACATAACTGAGTTTACTTTCTATTGCTTAGGCAAAGCTGATTTAGTCAGTTAACAACAAAACTACCTCAGCtgtgtacatacatacacacaggTGCTCAGTAATCCACAGTGTGCCTATGGGTCTATTATAAAACTGGCTTAGGTATTTCTTGGCTGATTCCTATTTATGGTGGCAGATCAGAAGTTAGAAAAAACTAAAAACAGTATTTTacatattgtggtaaaaaggtACACCTAAGTGGAAACATTCTCCAAAATAGGCTTGTTGTATCTAAgaagcaaaaaaatattttttctgagATGTATTACAGGGCAAACAATAATAACTTTCCCAGTATTTTTAAGGCTTGACTCACCTGTTCTTCATCCGATGAAAGCTCGTCATCATCTCCAAATAAATCAGTGGATGACAGCTGTGTTTGAAGTTTTTGCTTCCTATTATCCTGTTTGTAATAGAAGATTCCATAGAATTAATCTTTTAAACAAATCTCCTCAATGCAGCCCTCTCAAGATCGTAAAGTTAGAAATCACGGACCATTAAAtcggaaaattccagttaagtaaacaagtgtctttttgaaatcaaggctgaAAACTTTGGTTGTTTaaagtgtttagttaacatagacttgaaatccaaaggaaaataaggattgattttttttgatcacaggggcacttaaaggGCTAAAGGGCTTTTAACAGGTTTACTACAAACTCATGAAATGACCCACTCCCAGATGGCACGAAAGCTTATTGGTAGTCAGCAGACAGATATGACGCATTCAAGTCCCATTCAAAtacctgaattttcaggctttcctttcattACTGCTTAAGTAAACTTTCAGAACAGCAATAATCTAAAATCTTAAAATGCTTCATTTTGAAgttcaaacaaaataatgtcTTTCACATCTCTTCAATTCAAGTTCATGATTCCCTTGTGTTTCCCTATGTCGACACATAAGGGTAATACACTGTACTTTGTACAAGAAGATCCATGGCAATTCCTACCACCTGGGGACTTGCCATGGATTAATTAAGAATGCACAGTGCAACACTTATCAATCAGAACACTTAAATCTCATGGCGAGCTAAGTCATTTAATATCTAGATTCCTCGACAAAATGTCCCACTTGTCAGTGGGCTACACATTGTATTGTGGTTCAATGCGATGATGAAGGCATTACGGTAATACAATAGTAGTCATGGTGTAATGTCCCAGTGAGAAAGATAATAATACAATGCATGTATGTTAGTTTGGTAGCAATGGGCAATTTGTTACCCGTTTTAATGTTTGCTGACAACTCCTAACAACTTTTATCAGGATAGGCCACCACAGGAGAATGTGTGACATCTTACAACATTGGTCTTCAGACTTTTTGGCAGACAAAGGAACTTGAGTTTTCGACCGTTTGGGCAGTTGCATACATGTATAGAAACAGCTTCTGACCATTGTCAGAATTTAGGGGGTGCTTTAAAAATTAAGCTGAAGTGTCACGGGTATTCTGAGTTTCAGTGGATTATCTTCTTCAAATTTTACCTCGATTTCGTCTTCCTCCTCCTCGTATTCTTGAATTGAAGTTTTGTTCCCTACTTCATTCTGAGTTTCTCCACCactttcctcctcctccttaTCAGAAGCTGCATGTTCCAGTTCATCTTCTCCTTCACTGGGTGAATCACCAAACAATTCATTCAGTTGAGCTTCGCGCTCTGATTCCTTGTTCGTTTTGGACGCCGCTTTAGACTCATCATCGCTATCCTCCAAATCACTGCCAAACAAAAAGTCTTCCATGTCAGCCATCTTCCTTTCGAGAGCCTGGGGAGAGAACGTCAGAAAGCCGTGAGAAGGCTGGGGAACTCCGCAACAAcagaccaggggcccgtttctcgaaagtcccgaaactttacgggccattttcgggtgtcacaattccctttgtatctcaagaacggagaggtttTAACTCGTTAAACTTCAcggttatttttctttttgttatcttgaaaacatgtcaaaagatcggcttcccaaaacaagcggttggcagtttcacaaatgacttttcgggcccgaagagttttcgggactttcgaggccagagagacaacttcactcgtgaaccgccatgctgacaacaaagcattttaggcctcccagtctgcatgaaaccatctctcacctctgtctcgagaagaccagacacgcacggttcttacgttacgctaatgcctgtagaatcgtgaactgaaatgtcaattgctggtaaagaccaATATGTTAATTTTTTAGGCAGGCTAGGGTATCGGACAGCCACAGaagatttacgcatgcgctgacggaatctttgaacaagagagaaaaacgcagtacctccagacatccggcgctggagcgtcgtaccaaacgagtcatcccgggatttcggcccgtgcgatcgcttttggacgcagttggcccttcgctgctttctgctaccgaccttgcctcccggtacggcattgagggagagatatgtcggcccctaaaccatatgtgacaaatcccacgcctactcacagctccaaaccgtcCTTGTCAATATAGTGTAAGAATACGATGGCTTACATATTCAAGGGAAActtcattttatctctcatatggtaagcactggagtcgcagattacaaagtgtgcgcatgcgccctgcgaaaggtaacatacatgcatgcatagactttatttcatctcgaatttcagaataacaacaggagctaatgtcttcgagacatagcataaatacatagcatatacagatacatactaaatacataatatttaaagatatagtcattcaaaagaaaagccgctgtacaaaatgcggtcctggattctcttttaaaaccagtaaactcataggtacggataaaatcaggtagcgcattccgcaactaaGCTGATATGTAAGAAAAAAGGACTAAGActataactggttgttctagctttattgagggacagaatgtaatttccgcgaagatcatgtatAATAAGACGACGGGAGGGAAAAGGTATTTTTcacataagcagaaaaacccttttctttacaaaaaaaagaaaatcatactattataaagtaatatgaagaaattttgaatgctCTTATAGCAtggagatgtagagtttgactttagtagtaagaggacaagtgatctgcaaatataaatctcgttattctcttatttacattataccgtttctttgacacgaggattagAGCCAAacgaaagcacaactttctcgccaatttctatgataaaaacttgttcggaaatccaaactctacgttaacagcacacaccaggcctacgtctgagtatctggctagaagtcttttcctctggcctcgcttcagccattcgacgAGGGCCAGTCCCGTGCTTCTTAgggttgcctcgctcatgcccaaaaagaattctgggtaattctgccatttcaTGACAAggaaagactcccgattctcattt
Encoded here:
- the LOC138013019 gene encoding RNA polymerase-associated protein LEO1-like; translated protein: MADMEDFLFGSDLEDSDDESKAASKTNKESEREAQLNELFGDSPSEGEDELEHAASDKEEEESGGETQNEVGNKTSIQEYEEEEDEIEDNRKQKLQTQLSSTDLFGDDDELSSDEEQQEQKERKISEEDEQVDEQEDEQADEQVDGGEVQAGDAEDVTRDDEEEEEETRIDVTIPYCRFSLGSELYFVKMPNFLSIERKPFDPSSFEDEMEEDEVLDEEGRARLKLKVENTIRWRFRKDKEGNEVKESNARVVRWSDGSTSLLLGEVFDVHKNNIDGNFNHLFVQQGTGLQAQSIFKEKLTFRPHSTASQTHRKMTLSIADRASKTQKIKMLPAAGMDPEAQRSELIKKEDERLRTQLRRENQQRRMRERSHAKGLSASFLEPDRYEDDGEDLEQSLLAIKNKYKKKLAEGFGSESEEAEESEGSGGLESDEDEEDKKRLLNAKEGIESEEDGSESGKRTSVDEGGSQRKKKKIRQIVESDEESD